The following coding sequences are from one Gadus morhua chromosome 10, gadMor3.0, whole genome shotgun sequence window:
- the ganabb gene encoding neutral alpha-glucosidase AB isoform X1 — translation MSLCAREEVGGATRSVTKMAPFVQRMAPVVMLWLALCLSGTLAVDRGNFKTCDQSAFCKRQRALQPGQSPYRALLDTMELTHTKLTLQLINDNNKVRLLLELYRLQGNMTRVKINELKPLKPRYEVPDVLVQQPLTEPLSLLSQDENGVVLSLGGEAQRVILSARPFRLDIMEGHELLMSLNSRGLLAFEHLRTRKDTFSYKVTSTVASVWDSIKWVFSSSQSDSEAEKPQGTDPADQAEQPKADDKVEEEKDEEGMWEETFKSHTDTKPNGPSAVSLDFSLPGVEHVYGIPEHAETLKLKTTDGGDPYRLYNLDVFQYELFNPMALYGAVPVMLAHNAQRTTGIFWLNAAETWVDISSNTAGKTVFGKMLDYVQGSNETPQTDVRWISESGIIDVFIMLGPTPYDVFSQYASLTGTQAFPPLAGLAYHQCRWNYNDQEDVQAVDAGFDQHDIPYDFIWLDIEHTDGKRYFTWDPHKFATPKDMLQGLLEKKRKMVAIVDPHIKIDSEYKIHTEIRSQGFYIKNKDGGDYEGWCWPGNAGYPDFTKPEMRAWWASMFAYDQYEGSMENLYTWNDMNEPSVFNGPEVTMHKDAVHGPWEHRDVHNLYGFYVQAATAEGLIQRSGGVERPFVLTRAFFAGSQRYGAVWTGDNAAEWDHLKISIPMCLSLSLVGISLCGADVGGFFKTPNSELLVRWYQTGAYQPFFRAHAHLDTPRREPWLFGPDNTALIREAVRQRYALLPYWYQLFYHAHRTGHPVMRPLWVEYPQDAATFAMDDQFLLGRDLLVHPVTEEGARGVTAYLPGKGEVWFDVHTFQKHNGAQDLYIPVTMSSIPVFQRGGSIIPRKLRVRRSSACMEHDPYTLFVALSQRRKAEGELYLDDGHTFNFDTKGEFIHRKLSFSNNILSSSNLAPAAHLSTMSWIERILILGASKPSKVTLKTAGGQDSQLEFEFDASMSVLTIRKPGMNVGEDWSVVLK, via the exons ATGAG TCTTTGCGCCAGGGAGGAAGTGGGCGGAGCTACAAGGAGCGTTACCAAGATGGCCCCCTTCGTTCAAAG GATGGCGCCGGTTGTGATGCTGTGGCTGGCGCTGTGCCTCAGTGGCACCTTGGCTGTGGACCGGGGAAACTTCAAGACCTGCGACCAGAGTGCCTTTTGCAA GCGTCAGAGGGCACTGCAGCCAGGCCAATCTCCCTACCGGGCTCTTTTGGACACCATGGAGCTGACTCACACCAAGCTCACCTTGCAGCTCATCAATGACAACAACAAG GTGCGCCTGCTGTTGGAGCTCTACCGTCTCCAGGGGAACATGACCAGGGTGAAGATTAATGAGCTCAAACCCCTGAAGCCTCGCTACGAGGTCCCTGATGTCCTGGTCCAGCAGCCCCTCACTGAGCC ccTGTCTCTCCTGTCCCAGGACGAGAACGGCGTGGTCCTCTCCCTGGGGGGCGAGGCCCAGCGGGTCATCCTCAGTGCCCGGCCCTTCCGCCTGGACATCATGGAGGGCCACGAGCTGCTGATGTCCCTGAACTCCCGCGGCCTGCTGGCCTTCGAGCACCTGAGGACGCGCAAGGACAC TTTCTCCTATAAAGTAACTAGCACAGTGGCTAGCGTGTGGGATAGTATCAAGTGGGTATTCTCTAG CAGTCAGTCAGACTCCGAGGCAGAGAAACCCCAGGGCACGGATCCGGCGGACCAGGCTGAGCAG CCCAAGGCCGACgacaaggtggaggaggagaaggatgaggaggggatGTGGGAGGAGACGTTCAAGTCCCACACGGACACCAAACCCAACG GTCCCTCTGCCGTCAGTCTGGACTTCTCTCTGCCAGGAGTTGAGCACGTGTACGGCATCCCAGAACACGCCGAGACTCTTAAACTCAAAACCACAGA TGGAGGGGACCCCTATCGGCTGTACAACCTGGATGTGTTCCAGTACGAGCTGTTCAACCCCATGGCCCTGTACGGGGCCGTGCCCGTCATGCTGGCCCACAACGCCCAGAGGACCACTGGCATCTTCTGGCTGAATGCTGCCGAGACCTGGGTGGATATCAGCTCCAACACCGCTGGCAAG ACGGTCTTCGGGAAGATGCTGGACTACGTTCAGGGCTCCAACGAGACGCCCCAGACCGATGTGCGCTGGATCTCAGAGAGCGGCATCATCGACGTGTTCATCATGCTGGGCCCGACGCCCTACGACGTCTTCTCCCAGTACGCCTCCCTCAcag GCACCCAGGCCTTCCCGCCCCTGGCCGGCCTGGCGTACCACCAGTGCCGCTGGAACTACAACGACCAGGAGGACGTGCAGGCGGTGGACGCCGGCTTCGACCAGCACGACATCCCCTACGACTTCATCTGGCTGGACATCGAGCACACCGACGGCAAGCGCTACTTCACCTGGGACCCGCACAAGTTCGCCACGCCCAAGGACATGCTGCAGGGCCTGCTGGAGAAGAAGCGCAAG ATGGTGGCCATCGTGGACCCTCACATCAAGATAGACAGCGAGTACAAGATCCATACGGAGATCCGCTCCCAAGGCTTCTACATCAAAAACAAAGACGGAGGCGACTACGAGGGCTGGTGCTGGCCCG gtaatGCCGGCTACCCAGACTTCACCAAGCCGGAGATGAGGGCGTGGTGGGCCAGCATGTTTGCCTACGATCAGTACGAG GGCTCCATGGAGAACCTGTACACCTGGAACGACATGAACGAGCCGTCGGTCTTCAACGGGCCCGAGGTCACCATGCACAAGGACGCGGTGCACGGGCCCTGGGAGCACCGCGACGTGCACAACCTCTACGGCTTCTATGTG CAAGCGGCCACGGCCGAGGGCCTCATCCAGCGGTCCGGGGGCGTGGAGCGGCCCTTCGTCCTGACCAGGGCCTTCTTCGCTGGGTCCCAGCGCTACG GCGCTGTGTGGACCGGGGACAACGCGGCAGAGTGGGACCACCTGAAGATCTCCATCCCTATGTGCCTGAGCCTCAGCCTGGTGGGCATCTCCCTCTGTGGAG CCGACGTGGGGGGCTTCTTCAAGACCCCCAACAGCGAGCTGCTGGTGCGCTGGTACCAGACGGGGGCCTACCAGCCCTTCTTCCGGGCCCACGCCCACCTGGACACGCCCCGCCGCGAGCCCTGGCTCTTCGGCCCCGACAACACGGCGCTGATCCGCGAGGCGGTGCGCCAGCGCTACGCCCTGCTGCCCTACTGGTACCAGCTCTTCTACCACGCCCACCGCACCGGCCACCCCGTCATGAG ACCGCTGTGGGTGGAGTACCCTCAGGACGCCGCAACCTTCGCCATGGACGACCAGTTTCTGCTCG GGCGGGACCTGCTGGTTCATCCCGTCACCGAGGAGGGGGCCAGGGGCGTCACCGCCTACCTGCCCGGCAAAGGAGAG GTCTGGTTTGACGTCCACACCTTCCAGAAGCACAACGGCGCCCAGGACCTCTACATCCCCGTCACCATGAGCTCC ATCCCGGTGTTCCAGCGTGGCGGCTCCATTATCCCCAGGAAGCTGCGTGTTCGCCGGTCCTCCGCCTGCATGGAGCACGACCCCTACACCCTCTTCGTGGCCCTCAGCCAGCGG CGCAAGGCGGAAGGCGAGCTGTACCTGGACGACGGACACACCTTCAACTTTGACACCAAGGGAGAGTTCATCCACAGGAAGCTGTCCTTCTCCAACAACATCCTGTCCTCCAG taaCTTGGCCCCGGCTGCACATCTGTCTACCATGTCCTGGATTGAGAGGATCCTCATACTGGGGGCCAGTAAGCCCAGCAAGGTCACCCTGAAGACGGCCG GCGGCCAGGACAGCCAGCTGGAGTTTGAGTTTGACGCGTCCATGTCGGTGCTGACGATCCGGAAGCCCGGCATGAACGTCGGAGAGGACTGGAGCGTGGTGCTGAAGTAA
- the ganabb gene encoding neutral alpha-glucosidase AB isoform X2 has protein sequence MSLCAREEVGGATRSVTKMAPFVQRMAPVVMLWLALCLSGTLAVDRGNFKTCDQSAFCKRQRALQPGQSPYRALLDTMELTHTKLTLQLINDNNKVRLLLELYRLQGNMTRVKINELKPLKPRYEVPDVLVQQPLTEPLSLLSQDENGVVLSLGGEAQRVILSARPFRLDIMEGHELLMSLNSRGLLAFEHLRTRKDTFSYKVTSTVASVWDSIKWVFSSQSDSEAEKPQGTDPADQAEQPKADDKVEEEKDEEGMWEETFKSHTDTKPNGPSAVSLDFSLPGVEHVYGIPEHAETLKLKTTDGGDPYRLYNLDVFQYELFNPMALYGAVPVMLAHNAQRTTGIFWLNAAETWVDISSNTAGKTVFGKMLDYVQGSNETPQTDVRWISESGIIDVFIMLGPTPYDVFSQYASLTGTQAFPPLAGLAYHQCRWNYNDQEDVQAVDAGFDQHDIPYDFIWLDIEHTDGKRYFTWDPHKFATPKDMLQGLLEKKRKMVAIVDPHIKIDSEYKIHTEIRSQGFYIKNKDGGDYEGWCWPGNAGYPDFTKPEMRAWWASMFAYDQYEGSMENLYTWNDMNEPSVFNGPEVTMHKDAVHGPWEHRDVHNLYGFYVQAATAEGLIQRSGGVERPFVLTRAFFAGSQRYGAVWTGDNAAEWDHLKISIPMCLSLSLVGISLCGADVGGFFKTPNSELLVRWYQTGAYQPFFRAHAHLDTPRREPWLFGPDNTALIREAVRQRYALLPYWYQLFYHAHRTGHPVMRPLWVEYPQDAATFAMDDQFLLGRDLLVHPVTEEGARGVTAYLPGKGEVWFDVHTFQKHNGAQDLYIPVTMSSIPVFQRGGSIIPRKLRVRRSSACMEHDPYTLFVALSQRRKAEGELYLDDGHTFNFDTKGEFIHRKLSFSNNILSSSNLAPAAHLSTMSWIERILILGASKPSKVTLKTAGGQDSQLEFEFDASMSVLTIRKPGMNVGEDWSVVLK, from the exons ATGAG TCTTTGCGCCAGGGAGGAAGTGGGCGGAGCTACAAGGAGCGTTACCAAGATGGCCCCCTTCGTTCAAAG GATGGCGCCGGTTGTGATGCTGTGGCTGGCGCTGTGCCTCAGTGGCACCTTGGCTGTGGACCGGGGAAACTTCAAGACCTGCGACCAGAGTGCCTTTTGCAA GCGTCAGAGGGCACTGCAGCCAGGCCAATCTCCCTACCGGGCTCTTTTGGACACCATGGAGCTGACTCACACCAAGCTCACCTTGCAGCTCATCAATGACAACAACAAG GTGCGCCTGCTGTTGGAGCTCTACCGTCTCCAGGGGAACATGACCAGGGTGAAGATTAATGAGCTCAAACCCCTGAAGCCTCGCTACGAGGTCCCTGATGTCCTGGTCCAGCAGCCCCTCACTGAGCC ccTGTCTCTCCTGTCCCAGGACGAGAACGGCGTGGTCCTCTCCCTGGGGGGCGAGGCCCAGCGGGTCATCCTCAGTGCCCGGCCCTTCCGCCTGGACATCATGGAGGGCCACGAGCTGCTGATGTCCCTGAACTCCCGCGGCCTGCTGGCCTTCGAGCACCTGAGGACGCGCAAGGACAC TTTCTCCTATAAAGTAACTAGCACAGTGGCTAGCGTGTGGGATAGTATCAAGTGGGTATTCTCTAG TCAGTCAGACTCCGAGGCAGAGAAACCCCAGGGCACGGATCCGGCGGACCAGGCTGAGCAG CCCAAGGCCGACgacaaggtggaggaggagaaggatgaggaggggatGTGGGAGGAGACGTTCAAGTCCCACACGGACACCAAACCCAACG GTCCCTCTGCCGTCAGTCTGGACTTCTCTCTGCCAGGAGTTGAGCACGTGTACGGCATCCCAGAACACGCCGAGACTCTTAAACTCAAAACCACAGA TGGAGGGGACCCCTATCGGCTGTACAACCTGGATGTGTTCCAGTACGAGCTGTTCAACCCCATGGCCCTGTACGGGGCCGTGCCCGTCATGCTGGCCCACAACGCCCAGAGGACCACTGGCATCTTCTGGCTGAATGCTGCCGAGACCTGGGTGGATATCAGCTCCAACACCGCTGGCAAG ACGGTCTTCGGGAAGATGCTGGACTACGTTCAGGGCTCCAACGAGACGCCCCAGACCGATGTGCGCTGGATCTCAGAGAGCGGCATCATCGACGTGTTCATCATGCTGGGCCCGACGCCCTACGACGTCTTCTCCCAGTACGCCTCCCTCAcag GCACCCAGGCCTTCCCGCCCCTGGCCGGCCTGGCGTACCACCAGTGCCGCTGGAACTACAACGACCAGGAGGACGTGCAGGCGGTGGACGCCGGCTTCGACCAGCACGACATCCCCTACGACTTCATCTGGCTGGACATCGAGCACACCGACGGCAAGCGCTACTTCACCTGGGACCCGCACAAGTTCGCCACGCCCAAGGACATGCTGCAGGGCCTGCTGGAGAAGAAGCGCAAG ATGGTGGCCATCGTGGACCCTCACATCAAGATAGACAGCGAGTACAAGATCCATACGGAGATCCGCTCCCAAGGCTTCTACATCAAAAACAAAGACGGAGGCGACTACGAGGGCTGGTGCTGGCCCG gtaatGCCGGCTACCCAGACTTCACCAAGCCGGAGATGAGGGCGTGGTGGGCCAGCATGTTTGCCTACGATCAGTACGAG GGCTCCATGGAGAACCTGTACACCTGGAACGACATGAACGAGCCGTCGGTCTTCAACGGGCCCGAGGTCACCATGCACAAGGACGCGGTGCACGGGCCCTGGGAGCACCGCGACGTGCACAACCTCTACGGCTTCTATGTG CAAGCGGCCACGGCCGAGGGCCTCATCCAGCGGTCCGGGGGCGTGGAGCGGCCCTTCGTCCTGACCAGGGCCTTCTTCGCTGGGTCCCAGCGCTACG GCGCTGTGTGGACCGGGGACAACGCGGCAGAGTGGGACCACCTGAAGATCTCCATCCCTATGTGCCTGAGCCTCAGCCTGGTGGGCATCTCCCTCTGTGGAG CCGACGTGGGGGGCTTCTTCAAGACCCCCAACAGCGAGCTGCTGGTGCGCTGGTACCAGACGGGGGCCTACCAGCCCTTCTTCCGGGCCCACGCCCACCTGGACACGCCCCGCCGCGAGCCCTGGCTCTTCGGCCCCGACAACACGGCGCTGATCCGCGAGGCGGTGCGCCAGCGCTACGCCCTGCTGCCCTACTGGTACCAGCTCTTCTACCACGCCCACCGCACCGGCCACCCCGTCATGAG ACCGCTGTGGGTGGAGTACCCTCAGGACGCCGCAACCTTCGCCATGGACGACCAGTTTCTGCTCG GGCGGGACCTGCTGGTTCATCCCGTCACCGAGGAGGGGGCCAGGGGCGTCACCGCCTACCTGCCCGGCAAAGGAGAG GTCTGGTTTGACGTCCACACCTTCCAGAAGCACAACGGCGCCCAGGACCTCTACATCCCCGTCACCATGAGCTCC ATCCCGGTGTTCCAGCGTGGCGGCTCCATTATCCCCAGGAAGCTGCGTGTTCGCCGGTCCTCCGCCTGCATGGAGCACGACCCCTACACCCTCTTCGTGGCCCTCAGCCAGCGG CGCAAGGCGGAAGGCGAGCTGTACCTGGACGACGGACACACCTTCAACTTTGACACCAAGGGAGAGTTCATCCACAGGAAGCTGTCCTTCTCCAACAACATCCTGTCCTCCAG taaCTTGGCCCCGGCTGCACATCTGTCTACCATGTCCTGGATTGAGAGGATCCTCATACTGGGGGCCAGTAAGCCCAGCAAGGTCACCCTGAAGACGGCCG GCGGCCAGGACAGCCAGCTGGAGTTTGAGTTTGACGCGTCCATGTCGGTGCTGACGATCCGGAAGCCCGGCATGAACGTCGGAGAGGACTGGAGCGTGGTGCTGAAGTAA
- the ganabb gene encoding neutral alpha-glucosidase AB isoform X5, producing the protein MSLCAREEVGGATRSVTKMAPFVQRMAPVVMLWLALCLSGTLAVDRGNFKTCDQSAFCKRQRALQPGQSPYRALLDTMELTHTKLTLQLINDNNKVRLLLELYRLQGNMTRVKINELKPLKPRYEVPDVLVQQPLTEPLSLLSQDENGVVLSLGGEAQRVILSARPFRLDIMEGHELLMSLNSRGLLAFEHLRTRKDTQSDSEAEKPQGTDPADQAEQPKADDKVEEEKDEEGMWEETFKSHTDTKPNGPSAVSLDFSLPGVEHVYGIPEHAETLKLKTTDGGDPYRLYNLDVFQYELFNPMALYGAVPVMLAHNAQRTTGIFWLNAAETWVDISSNTAGKTVFGKMLDYVQGSNETPQTDVRWISESGIIDVFIMLGPTPYDVFSQYASLTGTQAFPPLAGLAYHQCRWNYNDQEDVQAVDAGFDQHDIPYDFIWLDIEHTDGKRYFTWDPHKFATPKDMLQGLLEKKRKMVAIVDPHIKIDSEYKIHTEIRSQGFYIKNKDGGDYEGWCWPGNAGYPDFTKPEMRAWWASMFAYDQYEGSMENLYTWNDMNEPSVFNGPEVTMHKDAVHGPWEHRDVHNLYGFYVQAATAEGLIQRSGGVERPFVLTRAFFAGSQRYGAVWTGDNAAEWDHLKISIPMCLSLSLVGISLCGADVGGFFKTPNSELLVRWYQTGAYQPFFRAHAHLDTPRREPWLFGPDNTALIREAVRQRYALLPYWYQLFYHAHRTGHPVMRPLWVEYPQDAATFAMDDQFLLGRDLLVHPVTEEGARGVTAYLPGKGEVWFDVHTFQKHNGAQDLYIPVTMSSIPVFQRGGSIIPRKLRVRRSSACMEHDPYTLFVALSQRRKAEGELYLDDGHTFNFDTKGEFIHRKLSFSNNILSSSNLAPAAHLSTMSWIERILILGASKPSKVTLKTAGGQDSQLEFEFDASMSVLTIRKPGMNVGEDWSVVLK; encoded by the exons ATGAG TCTTTGCGCCAGGGAGGAAGTGGGCGGAGCTACAAGGAGCGTTACCAAGATGGCCCCCTTCGTTCAAAG GATGGCGCCGGTTGTGATGCTGTGGCTGGCGCTGTGCCTCAGTGGCACCTTGGCTGTGGACCGGGGAAACTTCAAGACCTGCGACCAGAGTGCCTTTTGCAA GCGTCAGAGGGCACTGCAGCCAGGCCAATCTCCCTACCGGGCTCTTTTGGACACCATGGAGCTGACTCACACCAAGCTCACCTTGCAGCTCATCAATGACAACAACAAG GTGCGCCTGCTGTTGGAGCTCTACCGTCTCCAGGGGAACATGACCAGGGTGAAGATTAATGAGCTCAAACCCCTGAAGCCTCGCTACGAGGTCCCTGATGTCCTGGTCCAGCAGCCCCTCACTGAGCC ccTGTCTCTCCTGTCCCAGGACGAGAACGGCGTGGTCCTCTCCCTGGGGGGCGAGGCCCAGCGGGTCATCCTCAGTGCCCGGCCCTTCCGCCTGGACATCATGGAGGGCCACGAGCTGCTGATGTCCCTGAACTCCCGCGGCCTGCTGGCCTTCGAGCACCTGAGGACGCGCAAGGACAC TCAGTCAGACTCCGAGGCAGAGAAACCCCAGGGCACGGATCCGGCGGACCAGGCTGAGCAG CCCAAGGCCGACgacaaggtggaggaggagaaggatgaggaggggatGTGGGAGGAGACGTTCAAGTCCCACACGGACACCAAACCCAACG GTCCCTCTGCCGTCAGTCTGGACTTCTCTCTGCCAGGAGTTGAGCACGTGTACGGCATCCCAGAACACGCCGAGACTCTTAAACTCAAAACCACAGA TGGAGGGGACCCCTATCGGCTGTACAACCTGGATGTGTTCCAGTACGAGCTGTTCAACCCCATGGCCCTGTACGGGGCCGTGCCCGTCATGCTGGCCCACAACGCCCAGAGGACCACTGGCATCTTCTGGCTGAATGCTGCCGAGACCTGGGTGGATATCAGCTCCAACACCGCTGGCAAG ACGGTCTTCGGGAAGATGCTGGACTACGTTCAGGGCTCCAACGAGACGCCCCAGACCGATGTGCGCTGGATCTCAGAGAGCGGCATCATCGACGTGTTCATCATGCTGGGCCCGACGCCCTACGACGTCTTCTCCCAGTACGCCTCCCTCAcag GCACCCAGGCCTTCCCGCCCCTGGCCGGCCTGGCGTACCACCAGTGCCGCTGGAACTACAACGACCAGGAGGACGTGCAGGCGGTGGACGCCGGCTTCGACCAGCACGACATCCCCTACGACTTCATCTGGCTGGACATCGAGCACACCGACGGCAAGCGCTACTTCACCTGGGACCCGCACAAGTTCGCCACGCCCAAGGACATGCTGCAGGGCCTGCTGGAGAAGAAGCGCAAG ATGGTGGCCATCGTGGACCCTCACATCAAGATAGACAGCGAGTACAAGATCCATACGGAGATCCGCTCCCAAGGCTTCTACATCAAAAACAAAGACGGAGGCGACTACGAGGGCTGGTGCTGGCCCG gtaatGCCGGCTACCCAGACTTCACCAAGCCGGAGATGAGGGCGTGGTGGGCCAGCATGTTTGCCTACGATCAGTACGAG GGCTCCATGGAGAACCTGTACACCTGGAACGACATGAACGAGCCGTCGGTCTTCAACGGGCCCGAGGTCACCATGCACAAGGACGCGGTGCACGGGCCCTGGGAGCACCGCGACGTGCACAACCTCTACGGCTTCTATGTG CAAGCGGCCACGGCCGAGGGCCTCATCCAGCGGTCCGGGGGCGTGGAGCGGCCCTTCGTCCTGACCAGGGCCTTCTTCGCTGGGTCCCAGCGCTACG GCGCTGTGTGGACCGGGGACAACGCGGCAGAGTGGGACCACCTGAAGATCTCCATCCCTATGTGCCTGAGCCTCAGCCTGGTGGGCATCTCCCTCTGTGGAG CCGACGTGGGGGGCTTCTTCAAGACCCCCAACAGCGAGCTGCTGGTGCGCTGGTACCAGACGGGGGCCTACCAGCCCTTCTTCCGGGCCCACGCCCACCTGGACACGCCCCGCCGCGAGCCCTGGCTCTTCGGCCCCGACAACACGGCGCTGATCCGCGAGGCGGTGCGCCAGCGCTACGCCCTGCTGCCCTACTGGTACCAGCTCTTCTACCACGCCCACCGCACCGGCCACCCCGTCATGAG ACCGCTGTGGGTGGAGTACCCTCAGGACGCCGCAACCTTCGCCATGGACGACCAGTTTCTGCTCG GGCGGGACCTGCTGGTTCATCCCGTCACCGAGGAGGGGGCCAGGGGCGTCACCGCCTACCTGCCCGGCAAAGGAGAG GTCTGGTTTGACGTCCACACCTTCCAGAAGCACAACGGCGCCCAGGACCTCTACATCCCCGTCACCATGAGCTCC ATCCCGGTGTTCCAGCGTGGCGGCTCCATTATCCCCAGGAAGCTGCGTGTTCGCCGGTCCTCCGCCTGCATGGAGCACGACCCCTACACCCTCTTCGTGGCCCTCAGCCAGCGG CGCAAGGCGGAAGGCGAGCTGTACCTGGACGACGGACACACCTTCAACTTTGACACCAAGGGAGAGTTCATCCACAGGAAGCTGTCCTTCTCCAACAACATCCTGTCCTCCAG taaCTTGGCCCCGGCTGCACATCTGTCTACCATGTCCTGGATTGAGAGGATCCTCATACTGGGGGCCAGTAAGCCCAGCAAGGTCACCCTGAAGACGGCCG GCGGCCAGGACAGCCAGCTGGAGTTTGAGTTTGACGCGTCCATGTCGGTGCTGACGATCCGGAAGCCCGGCATGAACGTCGGAGAGGACTGGAGCGTGGTGCTGAAGTAA